Proteins encoded within one genomic window of Glycine soja cultivar W05 chromosome 1, ASM419377v2, whole genome shotgun sequence:
- the LOC114413167 gene encoding protein ACTIVITY OF BC1 COMPLEX KINASE 3, chloroplastic-like: MATVTQPCPSWTRGSVPLSKRVLPRRRFTTRLTTYPQAALVQAPPPPPPSSPRDSSSSIQLLTLSRANDLQAEARAMARAANATVYNPQLIASMYGSQPIKVVRRTLQILTALGSFGLKLLLDQRNGALDKNRRVRAVELKDIFTKLGPTFVKLGQGLSTRPDICPPEYLEELSELQDGLPTFPDEEAFACIERELGLSLDSIFSSISPSAVAAASLGQVYKAQLKYSGKLVAVKVQRPGIEEAIGLDFYLIRGLGIFINKYIDIITSDVVALIDEFARRVFQELNYVQEGQNARRFKKLYADKEDICVPDVFWDYTSAKVLTMEWVEGVKLNEQEAIERQGLKVLDLVNTGIQCSLRQLLEYGYFHADPHPGNLLATPEGKLAFLDFGMMSETPEEARSAIIGHVVHLVNRDYEAMARDYYALDFLSPDVDVSPIVPALRDFFDDALNYTVSELNFKTLVDGLGNVLYQFPFNVPAYYALILRSLTVLEGLALYADPNFKVLAASYPYFAKRLLTDPNPYLRDALIELLFQDGRFRWGRLENLLAQGRMDRDFSAKEALQPVLKVLLSPDGEEIRTLVIKEAVRVTEAFTLSTISDTYKSVPDFMRVLVFNGNANGPIITSETEMQNLIELRDQVIRIWELLRSSNDYDPDLLLPILQVLQQPEARRLGERVMGGITQRLAARFLQQVLRVPMPASS; the protein is encoded by the exons TACCCACAAGCTGCTCTGGTTCAAGCACCgcctccaccaccaccttctTCGCCCAGAGACAGCTCTAGCTCCATTCAGCTTCTGACCTTGTCACGTGCCAATGACCTGCAAGCCGAGGCCAGAGCCATGGCACGTGCCGCCAATGCCACCGTCTACAACCCGCAACTCATTGCGTCCATGTACGGTTCCCAACCCATCAAG GTGGTGCGGAGGACCCTTCAGATTCTGACTGCGTTGGGTTCGTTCGGGCTGAAACTGTTGCTGGACCAGAGGAATGGAGCGCTTGATAAGAACAGAAGAGTTCGTGCTGTTGAGCTTAAGGACATATTCACGAAGCTGGGTCCCACTTTTGTGAAATTGGGTCAGGGATTGTCCACCAGGCCTGACATCTGCCCGCCGGAGTATTTGGAGGAGCTCTCTGAGCTTCAA GATGGTTTGCCTACATTTCCTGATGAGGAGGCCTTTGCATGCATTGAGCGGGAATTAGGACTATCTCTTGACTCCATCTTCTCTTCTATATCGCCATCAGCCGTGGCAGCAGCCAGTTTGGGACAAGTTTATAAAGCTCAGTTGAAGTATTCTGGGAAACTTGTGGCTGTGAAGGTGCAACGTCCTGGTATTGAGGAAGCTATAGGATTGGACTTCTACCTGATAAGAGGTCTTgggatttttattaataaatacattGACATAATCACCAGTGATGTTGTTGCACTTATTGATGAATTTGCACGTAGAGTTTTTCAGGAGCTCAATTATGTGCAG GAGGGACAAAATGCAAGGAGATTCAAAAAATTGTATGCTGACAAGGAAGATATTTGTGTCCCTGATGTTTTCTGGGACTATACAAGTGCTAAAGTACTGACAATGGAGTGGGTTGAAGGAGTCAAGTTAAATGAGCAAGAAGCCATTGAGAGACAAGGATTAAAAGTCTTGGATCTTGTGAACACAGGCATTCAGTGCAGCCTCAGACAGCTACTTGAGTATGGATATTTCCATGCGGATCCGCATCCTGGAAACCTTTTAGCAACACCTGAGGGAAAGCTTGCCTTTCTTGATTTTGGGATGATGAGTGAGACTCCAGAAGAAGCAAGATCTGCCATAATTGGTCATGTTGTTCATTTGGTTAATCGGGACTACGAAGCCATGGCTCGTGACTATTATGCTCTTGATTTTCTATCACCTGATGTTGATGTGTCACCAATTGTTCCAGCACTACGGGACTTTTTTGATGATGCACTTAATTATACTGTCAGTGAACTTAACTTCAAGACACTAGTGGATGGCCTGGGAAACGTTTTGTATCAATTTCCATTTAATG TCCCAGCCTACTATGCTTTAATATTGAGGTCTCTCACTGTTTTAGAAGGTTTAGCACTCTATGCTGATCCCAATTTTAAGGTTCTTGCGGCATCATACCCATATTTTGCTAAGCGGCTCTTGACAGATCCAAACCCATATCTAAGAGATGCTCTTATAGAGTTGCTTTTCCAGGATGGGAGGTTCAG GTGGGGTAGACTTGAAAACCTGCTAGCCCAGGGGAGAATGGACAGGGATTTCTCTGCAAAAGAGGCTTTGCAACCTGTCCTGAAGGTATTATTGAGTCCAGATGGTGAAGAAATCAGAACCCTAGTTATTAAGGAAGCTGTTCGTGTAACTGAAGCTTTTACTCTTAGCACAATTTCTGATACATACAAGTCAGTTCCCGATTTTATGAGGGTTCTTGTTTTCAATGGCAATGCAAATGGACCCATTATAACGTCAGAAACTGAAATGCAAAACTTGATAGAGCTTAGAGATCAAGTAATTAGGATATGGGAACTTCTGCGATCCTCTAATGATTATGATCCAGATCTTTTACTACCTATACTACAG GTTCTTCAGCAACCTGAAGCACGCAGACTTGGGGAGCGTGTTATGGGTGGGATCACTCAACGTCTTGCAGCACGCTTTCTGCAACAAGTACTTCGAGTTCCAATGCCAGCTTCCTCATAG